The Deltaproteobacteria bacterium genome includes a region encoding these proteins:
- a CDS encoding MerR family transcriptional regulator — MPRDSQNPRHRIQAVVEATGVPAPTLRAWEKRYGFPIPRRSAGGYRLYTEQDLEAVRRMNALTSEGIPAAEAARLVRERMLAEAEPESGEERSGFDQARDRILSAVQVYDSLALEEALALALGLGRAAVIYRRVLEPALIEVGERWHAGTFSVAQEHLCTQVVEKHLRLLSTLVQPPPPAPVVLLACIEEEQHQLGLYGVSLELAALGARAVILGAATPPDALGHAVAALEPAAVGLSAAARPPKAAALMRAYGRACGAVPWILGGLAASELSSAVQGAGGLVAPGDRHVSDDLRDLLTRARSPREKPSRGGPA, encoded by the coding sequence ATGCCTCGAGACTCCCAGAACCCCCGCCACCGCATCCAGGCCGTCGTCGAGGCCACCGGGGTGCCCGCCCCGACCCTGCGGGCCTGGGAGAAGCGCTACGGCTTCCCGATCCCCCGCCGCAGCGCGGGCGGCTACCGGCTCTACACCGAGCAGGATCTGGAGGCGGTGCGCCGGATGAACGCCCTGACCTCCGAGGGCATCCCGGCCGCGGAGGCCGCCCGCCTGGTGCGGGAGAGGATGCTGGCGGAGGCCGAGCCGGAGTCCGGCGAGGAGCGGTCGGGCTTCGATCAAGCCCGGGACCGGATCCTCTCCGCGGTGCAGGTCTACGACAGCCTGGCCCTCGAGGAGGCGCTGGCCCTGGCCCTGGGGCTGGGCCGGGCGGCCGTGATCTACCGGCGGGTGCTCGAGCCGGCCCTGATCGAGGTGGGCGAGCGCTGGCACGCCGGCACCTTCTCGGTGGCTCAGGAGCACCTCTGCACCCAGGTCGTCGAGAAGCACCTGCGCCTGCTCTCCACCCTGGTCCAGCCCCCGCCGCCGGCGCCGGTGGTGCTGCTGGCCTGCATCGAGGAGGAGCAGCACCAGCTCGGCCTCTACGGGGTCAGCCTCGAGCTCGCCGCCCTCGGCGCCCGCGCGGTGATCCTCGGCGCGGCCACCCCGCCGGACGCCCTCGGCCACGCGGTGGCCGCCCTGGAGCCCGCCGCGGTCGGCCTCTCCGCCGCGGCCCGGCCCCCGAAGGCGGCTGCCCTGATGCGCGCCTACGGCCGGGCCTGCGGCGCCGTCCCCTGGATCCTCGGTGGCCTCGCCGCCTCCGAGCTCTCCAGCGCCGTGCAGGGCGCCGGCGGCCTCGTCGCTCCGGGCGACCGGCACGTCTCCGACGATCTGCGCGATCTACTCACCCGGGCCCGCTCCCCCCGCGAGAAACCGTCAAGAGGAGGACCGGCATGA
- a CDS encoding alkyl sulfatase dimerization domain-containing protein has product MIVAGAEEIARTLRDYRDGIQWIRDSVVRGANAGQSLDELVRTIRLPAHLARSGYLTELYGQLDWSVRALYTNRLGWFDERVETLYPLERREEARRTVALMGGAGAIVTEIEGSLEREDPRWALHLLALLRDSGEPLELRRPLWRRALTDTAKTVANTNGRGYLLEEAWRLEHGVARMGQPTVPDALVDALPLAMVFEVLQTRLIPELADVEESVTFRFPGSQTGPGEDEGEGSGAGGGSGAGAGAGGVAASWGLAGGRSGALPAAARASATTRCKPTKSLSACPTWLSFHRYQSTTGTASRRSARMVSETSAAC; this is encoded by the coding sequence GTGATCGTCGCCGGCGCCGAGGAGATCGCGAGGACCCTGCGCGACTACCGGGACGGCATCCAGTGGATCCGCGACTCGGTGGTGCGGGGGGCGAACGCGGGCCAGAGCCTGGACGAGCTGGTGCGCACCATCCGCCTCCCGGCTCACCTGGCGAGGAGCGGCTACCTCACCGAGCTCTACGGACAGCTCGACTGGTCGGTGCGGGCGCTCTACACGAACCGGCTCGGCTGGTTCGACGAGCGGGTCGAGACCCTCTACCCCCTCGAGCGGCGCGAGGAGGCGCGCCGGACGGTGGCCCTGATGGGCGGCGCCGGGGCGATCGTCACCGAGATCGAGGGCAGCCTCGAGCGGGAGGATCCCCGCTGGGCGCTCCACCTGCTCGCGCTGCTCCGGGACTCCGGAGAGCCCCTGGAGCTGCGCCGCCCCCTCTGGAGACGGGCGCTCACCGACACCGCGAAGACCGTCGCGAACACCAACGGGCGGGGCTACCTGCTGGAGGAGGCCTGGCGCCTCGAGCACGGGGTCGCCCGGATGGGCCAGCCGACCGTGCCCGACGCCCTGGTCGACGCCCTGCCCCTCGCCATGGTCTTCGAGGTGCTGCAGACGCGGCTGATCCCGGAGCTGGCCGACGTCGAGGAGTCGGTGACCTTCCGCTTCCCCGGATCGCAGACGGGCCCGGGCGAGGACGAGGGTGAAGGCTCCGGCGCGGGCGGGGGCTCCGGCGCGGGCGCGGGCGCGGGCGGGGTGGCCGCGTCGTGGGGGCTCGCGGGCGGGAGGTCGGGTGCGCTTCCCGCCGCGGCGAGGGCCTCGGCCACGACCCGATGCAAGCCGACGAAGTCGCTGTCGGCGTGCCCCACGTGGCTCTCGTTCCACAGGTACCAGAGCACGACCGGCACCGCCTCGCGCCGCAGCGCCAGGATGGTCTCCGAGACGAGCGCGGCCTGCTGA
- a CDS encoding lysophospholipid acyltransferase family protein, which translates to MIPARKRRLFRAWFGRQIEGRLRRTFGALEIHGLPRLEAALAEGPVVVVSNHSAWWDALVILQLVDRILHADGHALMDAKNLRERPFFAKVGAFGVDLDDPRDGARAIRYAAGLLDGPGRLVWVFPQGRERPESARPLGFQPGAAAIARLAKGCQVVPVGLRYVFGEAEHPEIQLAVGEPLAPEREVDAGRRRQEEEVEALLGALERYLDGGPAPAPETRRTLERRPDRLGALAERMLAWMTPL; encoded by the coding sequence GTGATCCCGGCCCGCAAGCGCCGCCTCTTCCGGGCCTGGTTCGGCCGACAGATCGAGGGTCGCCTGCGCCGGACCTTCGGCGCCCTGGAGATCCACGGCCTGCCCCGGCTGGAGGCCGCCCTGGCCGAGGGGCCGGTGGTGGTGGTCTCCAACCACAGCGCCTGGTGGGACGCGCTGGTGATCCTGCAGCTGGTCGATCGGATCCTGCACGCCGACGGCCACGCCCTGATGGACGCGAAGAACCTGCGGGAGCGGCCCTTCTTCGCGAAGGTGGGGGCCTTCGGGGTCGATCTCGACGACCCCCGGGACGGCGCCCGGGCCATCCGCTACGCCGCCGGTCTGCTGGACGGCCCCGGCCGGCTGGTCTGGGTCTTCCCCCAGGGGCGCGAGCGCCCCGAGTCGGCGCGCCCCCTGGGCTTCCAGCCCGGCGCCGCGGCGATCGCCCGGCTGGCGAAGGGATGCCAGGTCGTGCCGGTGGGCCTGCGCTACGTCTTCGGCGAGGCCGAGCACCCGGAGATCCAGCTGGCGGTGGGCGAGCCCCTCGCGCCCGAGCGGGAGGTCGACGCCGGCCGGCGAAGGCAGGAGGAAGAGGTCGAGGCCCTCCTCGGGGCCCTCGAGCGCTACCTGGACGGGGGCCCGGCCCCGGCGCCGGAGACCCGGCGCACCCTGGAGCGGCGGCCCGACCGCCTGGGCGCCCTCGCCGAGCGGATGCTCGCCTGGATGACGCCGCTCTAG
- a CDS encoding MerR family transcriptional regulator → MSGRYRINSVSEMTGVAPATLRAWERRYGVPRPERTDAAYRIYSEDDVALVRRLQRLVDEEGLAPSQAAAQVLSEADAPEASPVTGPDPWQIARGALVDAAAQLNGPLLRERLARALVMGSGAEVANRILAPALRELGERWHRGELSIAAEHLGSEAIGNALRELLRLAQPGGRAPLALLACFEHEDHVLPLYVVGLELARWGRRVEVLGARLPAGELREAVHRLDPELVALTLTRPPPEGRLEAILAATAGAVGARPWLVGGRATTTLREVLEEAGAIVVPDLASLESVRARLTKLEEIER, encoded by the coding sequence ATGAGCGGACGCTATCGCATCAACTCGGTCTCCGAGATGACCGGGGTCGCCCCGGCGACCCTGCGCGCCTGGGAGCGGCGCTACGGGGTGCCCCGCCCCGAACGCACCGACGCCGCCTACCGCATCTACTCCGAGGACGACGTGGCGCTCGTGCGGCGCCTGCAGCGCCTGGTGGACGAGGAGGGGCTGGCTCCCTCCCAGGCCGCCGCGCAGGTCCTCTCCGAGGCGGACGCGCCGGAGGCGTCGCCCGTCACCGGGCCCGACCCCTGGCAGATCGCCCGGGGCGCCCTGGTGGACGCCGCCGCCCAGCTGAACGGGCCCCTCCTGCGGGAGCGGCTCGCCCGCGCGCTGGTGATGGGGAGCGGCGCCGAGGTCGCCAACCGGATCCTCGCCCCGGCCCTGCGCGAGCTGGGCGAGCGCTGGCACCGCGGCGAGCTCTCGATCGCCGCCGAGCACCTGGGGAGCGAGGCCATCGGCAACGCCCTGCGGGAGCTGCTGCGGCTGGCCCAGCCCGGCGGCCGGGCGCCCCTTGCCCTGCTGGCCTGCTTCGAGCACGAGGATCACGTCCTGCCCCTCTACGTGGTCGGCCTGGAGCTCGCCCGCTGGGGCCGGCGGGTCGAGGTCCTCGGCGCCCGCCTCCCTGCCGGCGAGCTTCGGGAGGCCGTCCACCGCCTCGATCCGGAGCTGGTCGCCCTCACCCTCACCCGGCCCCCACCCGAGGGGCGGCTCGAGGCGATCCTGGCCGCCACCGCCGGGGCCGTCGGCGCTCGCCCCTGGCTCGTGGGCGGCCGCGCCACCACCACCCTGCGCGAGGTGCTGGAGGAGGCCGGCGCGATCGTGGTCCCCGACCTCGCCTCCCTGGAGTCGGTGCGCGCGCGCCTGACCAAGCTCGAGGAGATCGAACGATGA
- a CDS encoding phytoene desaturase, with protein sequence MLETTQTTGPGVALRSQPHAVVIGSGFGGLAAAVRLGARGYRVTVLERLDAPGGRAYVHRQDGFTFDAGPTVVTAPQLLEELWELAGERFEDHIDLRPVTPYYRIRFDDGLIFDYSGDAEEMRRQIGELNPADVQGYERFLEMSRKIFEVGFEELAHVEFGDWTSMAKIVPKMMRLKSYRTVYSLVAQYVKDERLRQVLSFHTLLVGGNPFNTTSIYALIAFLERKWGVSFPIGGTGALVEGLVELIERLGGEVRCNSEVGSIDVVEGKTTGVTLASGESIAADIVVSNADSAWTYRNLVAPEHRKRWTDRKIEKARYSMSLFVWYFGTKRKYEDVAHHTILLGPRYRGLLDDIFENKVLADDFSLYLHRPTATDPSLAPEGHDAFYVLSPVPHLDSGVDWMEQAEPYRQAVEAYLEKAMLPGLKDAVVSSRLLTPLGFQERLASYKGAAFGLEPVLTQSAYFRPHNKSEEVEGLYLVGAGTHPGAGLPGVLSSARVLDSVVPDPDDL encoded by the coding sequence ATGCTCGAGACGACACAGACGACGGGACCCGGGGTGGCGCTCCGCAGCCAGCCCCACGCGGTGGTCATCGGGAGCGGGTTCGGCGGCCTGGCGGCCGCGGTGCGGCTCGGCGCGCGGGGCTACCGCGTGACGGTCCTGGAGCGCCTCGACGCCCCCGGCGGGCGGGCCTACGTCCACCGCCAGGACGGCTTCACCTTCGACGCCGGTCCGACGGTGGTGACGGCGCCCCAGCTCCTCGAGGAGCTCTGGGAGCTGGCGGGCGAGCGCTTCGAGGATCACATCGATCTGCGCCCGGTCACCCCTTACTACCGGATCCGCTTCGACGACGGCCTGATCTTCGACTACTCGGGAGACGCCGAGGAGATGCGGCGGCAGATCGGGGAGCTGAACCCCGCCGACGTGCAGGGCTACGAGCGCTTCCTCGAGATGAGCCGCAAGATCTTCGAGGTCGGCTTCGAGGAGCTGGCCCACGTCGAGTTCGGGGACTGGACCTCGATGGCGAAGATCGTCCCCAAGATGATGCGCCTGAAGAGCTACCGCACCGTCTACAGCCTGGTCGCGCAGTACGTGAAGGACGAGCGGCTGCGGCAGGTGCTCTCCTTCCACACCCTCCTGGTGGGCGGGAACCCCTTCAACACGACCTCGATCTACGCCCTGATCGCCTTCCTGGAGCGCAAGTGGGGGGTCAGCTTCCCCATCGGCGGCACCGGTGCCCTGGTCGAGGGCCTGGTCGAGCTCATCGAGCGCCTCGGCGGCGAGGTGCGCTGCAACTCGGAGGTGGGCAGCATCGACGTGGTCGAGGGCAAGACCACCGGCGTCACCCTGGCCAGCGGCGAGTCCATCGCGGCGGACATCGTGGTCTCCAACGCCGACTCGGCCTGGACCTACCGCAACCTCGTCGCCCCCGAGCACCGCAAGCGCTGGACGGATCGCAAGATCGAGAAGGCCCGCTACAGCATGAGCCTCTTCGTCTGGTACTTCGGCACCAAGCGCAAGTACGAGGACGTCGCCCACCACACCATCCTCCTGGGGCCCCGCTACCGCGGCCTCCTCGACGACATCTTCGAGAACAAGGTGCTGGCCGACGACTTCAGCCTCTACCTGCACCGGCCCACCGCCACCGATCCCTCGCTGGCCCCCGAGGGCCACGACGCCTTCTACGTGCTCTCGCCGGTGCCCCACCTCGACAGCGGCGTGGACTGGATGGAGCAGGCCGAGCCCTACCGCCAGGCGGTGGAGGCCTACCTGGAGAAGGCGATGCTGCCCGGCCTGAAGGACGCGGTGGTCAGCTCCCGCCTCCTCACCCCCCTGGGCTTCCAGGAGCGGCTGGCCTCCTACAAGGGCGCGGCCTTCGGCCTCGAGCCGGTGCTCACCCAGAGCGCCTACTTCCGGCCCCACAACAAGAGCGAGGAGGTCGAGGGGCTCTACCTCGTCGGCGCCGGCACCCACCCCGGCGCGGGCCTGCCCGGCGTGCTCTCCTCGGCGCGGGTCCTGGACTCGGTGGTGCCCGATCCCGATGACCTCTGA
- a CDS encoding glutathione peroxidase yields MSPSIYDFEVKTNKGETQTLEPYRGKVLLIVNTASKCGFTPQYEGLEALHAELSGRGLEILAFPCNQFGGQEPGSDEEIASFCELRFHTTFPLFSKIDVNGDDAHPLYEHLKAEAPGLLGTRAIKWNFTKFLVDREGRVVSRFAPKDTPESLRGEIEALL; encoded by the coding sequence ATGAGCCCGTCGATCTACGACTTCGAGGTGAAGACCAACAAGGGCGAGACCCAGACCCTCGAGCCCTACCGCGGCAAGGTGCTGCTCATCGTGAACACCGCCAGCAAGTGCGGCTTCACCCCCCAGTACGAGGGCCTCGAGGCCCTCCACGCAGAGCTCTCCGGCAGGGGCCTGGAGATCCTCGCCTTCCCCTGCAACCAGTTCGGCGGGCAGGAGCCGGGCAGCGACGAGGAGATCGCCAGCTTCTGCGAGCTGCGCTTCCACACGACCTTCCCCCTCTTCTCCAAGATCGACGTCAACGGCGACGACGCCCACCCCCTCTACGAGCACCTCAAGGCGGAGGCCCCCGGCCTGCTGGGCACCAGGGCCATCAAGTGGAACTTCACCAAGTTCCTGGTCGATCGCGAGGGCAGGGTGGTGAGCCGCTTCGCCCCCAAGGACACCCCGGAGTCCCTGCGCGGGGAGATCGAGGCGCTCCTCTAG
- a CDS encoding alpha-amylase family glycosyl hydrolase codes for MQRVLSTLALAVLPLLLTACPPKDHVRLYHTEPIAPSLSIEQVESLSVLGSTRIDDGVNFSVFSGNATRMDLLLFDDPEATVPTRQFEMVRHGDAWNLFVEGIGLGQHYGFLAWGPNWEVHPDWELGRIEGFVADVDSLGNRFDPNKLLFDPYTRAFHRDHDWSKGSTASGPARTQSTVAAASKSVIVESEYVWSENETTWRESRRDRAMPGHRWEDMILYEVHAKGFTADPASGVDHPGTYRGFGEKADYLADLGITAVELMPVMEKPLDGGYWGYNTLGFFAPELSYASDKRPGKVMDEFKWMVDELHQRGIEVILDVVYNHTGEGGLWREKLELADAHELDASTAAELANLDPKEVAGLYSYRGLDNASYYALSDQDAGFYNNNTGVGNTTRCNYRPMEQLILDSLRFWVEEMHVDGFRFDLAVILGEKDRDYTRWDTVENTMLMKILQDPVIVENNVRIISEPWAISGFYLGQFPKAPSGDQAWYEWNGHFRDVWRSFVNNDGWAMNSREGAVDFGGTMTGSYDLFGDDGRGPHHSINFVTVHDGFTLYDLFTYDNKQNGCSPLNPDCCDARLSAWCDPASGEDNNRSRDWGSNNEPFKRQQMRNLFAAMLLAQGTPLILGGDEWMRTQLGNNNAYYTRADNPNSWYQWGTYQAQNERRRMHDFVRQLIALRKEHAWAFARSDYAAPPTWLDAGGGTNPNWGGRHIALRYNHPAGGPGLLVLVNMELGPVDFQLPAGNWTRLVDTQLWFDDQPYFEQSGADPTRSANAFPEPVGTATYGVQSRSIVVLVSS; via the coding sequence ATGCAGCGCGTGCTCTCGACCCTCGCCCTGGCCGTCCTCCCGCTCCTGCTGACGGCCTGCCCCCCGAAGGACCACGTCCGCCTCTACCACACCGAGCCGATCGCGCCCTCGCTCTCCATCGAGCAGGTCGAGAGCCTCTCGGTGCTGGGCTCGACCCGCATCGACGACGGCGTGAACTTCTCGGTCTTCTCGGGCAACGCCACCCGGATGGACCTCCTCCTCTTCGACGACCCCGAGGCGACGGTGCCCACCCGGCAGTTCGAGATGGTCCGCCACGGCGACGCCTGGAACCTCTTCGTCGAGGGGATCGGCCTCGGGCAGCACTACGGCTTCCTCGCCTGGGGGCCGAACTGGGAGGTCCACCCCGACTGGGAGCTCGGCCGCATCGAGGGCTTCGTCGCCGACGTGGACAGCCTGGGCAACCGCTTCGATCCCAACAAGCTCCTCTTCGACCCCTACACTCGCGCCTTCCACCGGGATCACGACTGGAGCAAGGGCAGCACCGCCAGCGGCCCCGCGCGCACCCAGTCGACGGTCGCCGCCGCCTCCAAGTCGGTGATCGTCGAGAGCGAGTACGTCTGGAGCGAGAACGAGACCACCTGGCGCGAGTCCCGCAGGGACCGGGCGATGCCCGGGCACCGCTGGGAGGACATGATCCTCTACGAGGTGCACGCGAAGGGCTTCACGGCCGACCCCGCCTCGGGGGTCGATCACCCGGGCACCTACCGGGGCTTCGGCGAGAAGGCCGACTACCTGGCCGACCTCGGCATCACCGCCGTCGAGCTGATGCCGGTGATGGAGAAGCCCCTCGACGGAGGCTACTGGGGCTACAACACCCTCGGCTTCTTCGCGCCGGAGCTCTCCTACGCCTCCGACAAGCGGCCGGGGAAGGTGATGGACGAGTTCAAGTGGATGGTCGACGAGCTGCACCAGCGCGGCATCGAGGTCATCCTCGACGTGGTCTACAACCACACCGGCGAGGGCGGGCTCTGGCGGGAGAAGCTCGAGCTCGCCGACGCCCACGAGCTCGACGCCAGCACGGCCGCCGAGCTGGCCAACCTCGATCCCAAGGAGGTCGCGGGCCTCTACAGCTACCGGGGCCTCGACAACGCCTCCTACTACGCGCTCTCGGATCAGGACGCGGGCTTCTACAACAACAACACCGGGGTCGGTAACACGACCCGCTGCAACTACCGGCCGATGGAGCAGCTGATCCTCGACAGCTTGCGCTTCTGGGTCGAGGAGATGCACGTCGACGGCTTCCGCTTCGACCTGGCGGTGATCCTGGGCGAGAAGGATCGCGACTACACCCGCTGGGACACGGTCGAGAACACGATGCTGATGAAGATCCTCCAGGATCCCGTCATCGTGGAGAACAACGTCCGGATCATCTCCGAGCCCTGGGCGATCTCGGGCTTCTACCTGGGCCAGTTCCCGAAGGCGCCGAGCGGCGACCAGGCCTGGTACGAGTGGAACGGCCACTTCCGGGACGTCTGGCGCAGCTTCGTGAACAACGACGGCTGGGCGATGAACTCCCGGGAGGGCGCGGTCGACTTCGGCGGCACCATGACCGGCTCCTACGATCTCTTCGGCGACGACGGGCGGGGACCGCACCACTCGATCAACTTCGTGACGGTCCACGACGGCTTCACCCTCTACGACCTCTTCACCTACGACAACAAGCAGAACGGCTGCAGCCCGCTGAACCCCGACTGCTGCGACGCCCGCCTCTCGGCCTGGTGCGATCCGGCGAGCGGCGAGGACAACAACCGCTCTCGCGACTGGGGCTCGAACAACGAGCCCTTCAAGCGCCAGCAGATGCGCAACCTCTTCGCGGCGATGCTGCTCGCCCAGGGGACGCCCTTGATCCTCGGCGGCGACGAGTGGATGCGCACCCAGCTCGGCAACAACAACGCCTACTACACCCGGGCCGACAACCCGAACTCCTGGTACCAGTGGGGCACCTACCAGGCGCAGAACGAGCGGCGGCGGATGCACGACTTCGTCCGTCAGCTCATCGCCCTGCGCAAGGAGCACGCCTGGGCCTTCGCCCGCAGCGACTACGCCGCGCCCCCCACCTGGCTGGACGCCGGCGGCGGCACGAACCCCAACTGGGGCGGCCGCCACATCGCCCTGCGCTACAACCACCCCGCCGGCGGGCCCGGCCTGCTGGTGCTGGTGAACATGGAGCTCGGGCCGGTCGACTTCCAGCTGCCCGCGGGCAACTGGACGCGCCTGGTGGACACCCAGCTCTGGTTCGACGACCAGCCCTACTTCGAGCAGAGCGGGGCCGATCCGACCCGCTCGGCGAACGCGTTCCCGGAGCCGGTCGGCACCGCCACCTACGGGGTGCAGAGCCGCTCGATCGTGGTGCTGGTCTCTTCCTGA
- a CDS encoding glycosyltransferase codes for MSILGFLLWFWAMMVAGAAGTALWRSVRLARPGRAHSIPPARVRIVRPATGAAGWLAEGLRSGTLEGRDVRWVLTTASAQDPATRIAEATVHRFREEGRSSDLLVGRIPGPNRKVAQLAIAESDHGRGDAMVVADADVDLDRVDLDALLAELGRPGVGAVWSPVAEDSEATLGDRASAAVLSGSLHAFPLLCGIDQRGLVGKLFAVRAEALEAAGGFAALVQYLGEDMELARRLDEAGWTIRALPQGARSLARDRSLPEVIARHARWATVIRSQRPARLLAYPLLFGATTPLLLGAAALSLALPLPAALIAALTLLTRLSVAAVARRRAGLSIGPRPLLEAVGLAELVLWAAFLRALQGPEVTWAGRRLRVAAGGILQERS; via the coding sequence ATGAGCATCCTCGGCTTCCTGCTCTGGTTCTGGGCGATGATGGTGGCCGGCGCCGCCGGCACCGCCCTCTGGCGCTCGGTCCGCCTGGCGCGGCCGGGCAGGGCGCACTCGATCCCGCCCGCGCGGGTGCGGATCGTCCGGCCCGCCACGGGCGCGGCCGGCTGGCTCGCCGAGGGGCTGCGAAGCGGCACCCTCGAGGGGCGCGACGTGCGCTGGGTGTTGACCACCGCCAGCGCCCAGGATCCGGCCACCCGGATCGCCGAGGCGACGGTGCACCGCTTCCGCGAGGAGGGCCGCAGCAGCGACCTGCTCGTCGGGAGGATCCCCGGGCCCAACCGGAAGGTGGCCCAGCTGGCGATCGCCGAGAGCGATCACGGCCGGGGCGACGCGATGGTCGTCGCGGACGCCGACGTCGACCTCGATCGGGTGGACCTCGACGCGCTGCTCGCCGAGCTCGGCCGCCCCGGGGTGGGCGCGGTCTGGTCGCCGGTGGCCGAGGACAGCGAGGCCACCCTCGGGGATCGGGCCTCGGCGGCGGTCCTCTCCGGCTCCCTCCATGCCTTCCCCCTCCTCTGCGGCATCGACCAGCGCGGCCTGGTGGGCAAGCTCTTCGCCGTGCGCGCCGAGGCCCTCGAGGCCGCCGGCGGCTTCGCGGCGCTCGTGCAGTACCTCGGCGAGGACATGGAGCTCGCCCGCCGCCTCGACGAGGCGGGCTGGACGATCCGCGCCCTGCCCCAGGGCGCCCGCAGCCTCGCCCGCGATCGCAGCCTCCCGGAGGTGATCGCCCGCCACGCCCGCTGGGCGACGGTGATCCGCTCCCAGCGCCCGGCGCGGCTCCTGGCCTACCCCCTGCTCTTCGGCGCCACGACGCCCCTGCTCCTCGGCGCGGCCGCGCTCTCCCTGGCGCTGCCCCTGCCGGCGGCGCTGATCGCGGCCCTCACCCTGCTCACCCGCCTCTCGGTGGCGGCGGTCGCCCGCCGGCGAGCCGGCCTCTCGATCGGGCCGCGGCCGCTGCTCGAGGCCGTCGGCCTGGCGGAGCTGGTGCTCTGGGCGGCCTTCCTCCGGGCCCTGCAGGGGCCGGAGGTGACCTGGGCGGGGCGGCGGCTGCGCGTCGCCGCCGGCGGCATCCTCCAGGAGCGCTCCTAG
- a CDS encoding phytoene/squalene synthase family protein, with translation MTSESTALALRLSPADLQVCRQTLAAGSKTFHAASRALPARLQDPVTALYTFCRIADDLVDDGPSPAEGVRILEGMLDRAYAGAPGDSPTERALAWVVGEHRLPRPALDALIEGFVWDAEGRRYETLDEVRAYGVRVAGTVGVMMTLLMGRRAPEVLARACDLGVAMQLTNIARDVGEDARRGRIYLPEAWLRAEGVDPDALRAEPRFSPGVGKVVEALLEEAERLYRSADQGIPHLPRDGRVAIRAARLIYSDIGREIRRRGFDSVSGRAVVSRPRKAWLLLRSLPAYLSRARPLQGAPLEVARPLLQACTP, from the coding sequence ATGACCTCTGAGTCGACCGCCCTGGCGCTGCGCCTCTCGCCCGCGGACCTCCAGGTCTGCCGGCAGACCCTCGCGGCGGGCTCGAAGACCTTCCACGCGGCCTCCCGGGCGCTGCCCGCCCGCCTGCAGGATCCCGTCACGGCCCTCTACACCTTCTGCCGGATCGCCGACGATCTGGTGGACGACGGCCCCTCCCCCGCCGAGGGCGTCCGCATCCTCGAGGGGATGCTCGACCGCGCCTACGCCGGCGCGCCCGGTGACAGCCCGACCGAGCGGGCGCTGGCCTGGGTGGTCGGCGAGCACCGCCTCCCCCGCCCCGCCCTCGACGCCCTCATCGAGGGCTTCGTCTGGGACGCGGAGGGACGGCGCTACGAGACCCTCGACGAGGTGCGCGCCTACGGGGTGCGGGTCGCGGGGACCGTGGGCGTGATGATGACCCTGCTGATGGGGCGCCGCGCGCCGGAGGTCCTCGCCCGCGCCTGCGACCTGGGCGTGGCCATGCAGCTGACCAACATCGCCCGCGACGTGGGCGAGGACGCCCGCCGGGGCCGGATCTACCTGCCGGAGGCCTGGCTGCGCGCCGAGGGCGTCGACCCCGACGCCCTGCGGGCCGAGCCGCGCTTCTCTCCCGGCGTGGGCAAGGTGGTCGAGGCCCTCCTCGAGGAGGCCGAGCGCCTCTACCGTAGCGCCGACCAGGGCATCCCCCACCTGCCCCGCGACGGCCGGGTCGCCATCCGGGCGGCCCGCCTGATCTACTCGGACATCGGACGGGAGATCCGCCGGCGGGGCTTCGACAGCGTCTCGGGCCGGGCGGTGGTCTCGCGCCCCCGCAAGGCCTGGCTGCTCCTGCGCTCCCTCCCCGCCTACCTCTCGCGCGCCCGCCCCCTCCAGGGGGCGCCCCTCGAGGTGGCCCGGCCCCTCCTCCAGGCCTGCACCCCGTGA